Proteins co-encoded in one Artemia franciscana chromosome 10, ASM3288406v1, whole genome shotgun sequence genomic window:
- the LOC136032424 gene encoding chaperone protein DnaJ-like produces MKHILKFIEVAFPTVVTGVAFWWASKSYWKKSINKPTDSGARPSFSKYYTRTQGQERQTTKKNFYSILKIPRNASQADIKKAYRRLALKWHPDKNLYNQEKATICFQGLAEAYEVLINVNKRRAYDQHDRGGLHASAGPRSRYCQDSFPDLFSDPFDRNSTTSGISSVITDMCTAFVYFAEQIYRRQPTKTC; encoded by the coding sequence atgaaacatattttaaaatttattgaggtAGCTTTTCCTACCGTAGTTACTGGTGTAGCATTCTGGTGGGCGAGCAAAAGCTACTGGAAAAAGTCAATAAACAAACCAACAGACTCTGGAGCTAGGCCCTCTTTCTCTAAATATTACACCAGAACTCAAGGTCAAGAGAGACAAACaactaagaaaaatttttactctATCCTGAAGATACCTAGAAACGCGTCTCAGGCAGACATTAAAAAAGCATACCGTCGCTTGGCTTTAAAATGGCATCCtgataaaaatctatataatcAGGAAAAAGCTACAATCTGTTTTCAAGGTCTTGCAGAAGCTTATGAAGTTCTTATCAATGTTAACAAGCGGCGAGCGTATGATCAGCATGACAGAGGAGGTCTTCATGCGAGTGCTGGACCTCGTTCTCGGTATTGTCAAGATTCATTTCCAGATCTATTCAGTGATCCCTTTGATAGAAATTCAACAACTTCTGGTATCAGTTCAGTGATCACGGACATGTGTACGGCTTTTGTGTATTTTGCAGAGCAAATTTACAGGCGTCAACCAACAAAAACTTGCTGA